Proteins from a single region of Candidatus Dependentiae bacterium:
- a CDS encoding GNAT family N-acetyltransferase, whose translation MKNKKIFFIFLVIISFCSVHDAQAMLLAPKLFFNLFKGKSIKSSEQDCYGIKIRNYKPRFDEEAVKKIAMQYIPKLVVTYDHSEERYEKIWKSKILLDLDDPAVISKVCTINDTPIAFMSYFILDAFNGPPHWMWNSNLTEKYAPGINAYFAHLAVDNEYQGMGCGTALLNHALDSCKQNSVDYITFETTLPTSPELCAYYQRFGFKIMSYKPDRAVWGKVCRS comes from the coding sequence ATGAAAAATAAAAAAATATTTTTTATTTTTTTAGTAATAATATCTTTTTGTAGCGTGCACGATGCTCAAGCAATGTTGTTGGCTCCGAAATTATTCTTTAATTTATTTAAGGGAAAGAGCATTAAATCTTCTGAGCAAGATTGTTATGGCATAAAAATTCGTAACTACAAGCCTCGATTTGATGAAGAGGCTGTTAAAAAAATTGCGATGCAATATATTCCAAAGTTGGTGGTTACGTATGATCACTCAGAAGAAAGATATGAAAAAATATGGAAATCAAAAATATTATTGGATCTTGATGATCCTGCTGTGATCAGTAAAGTTTGTACGATTAATGATACTCCTATTGCATTTATGAGCTACTTTATTTTGGATGCATTTAATGGACCGCCTCATTGGATGTGGAATAGCAATTTGACTGAAAAATACGCACCTGGAATTAATGCATATTTTGCGCATCTTGCTGTAGATAATGAATACCAGGGAATGGGGTGTGGGACTGCCTTGCTGAACCATGCTTTAGATAGTTGTAAGCAGAATTCAGTAGATTATATAACATTTGAAACAACGCTTCCTACTTCTCCCGAGTTATGTGCATATTATCAACGCTTTGGGTTTAAGATTATGTCTTATAAGCCTGATCGAGCAGTGTGGGGCAAGGTTTGTAGATCTTAA
- a CDS encoding triosephosphate isomerase: MNKHYTYLANWKMNLPLNEALSFISAHYDDFVLLSRKSYTQIVICPSTETLYPINQMVQGTNIQLSGQDCSEHARGSFTGQVCAPSLKQAGCTFCIIGHSEQRLFGCDTNEGIAHKCAALLDVDITPVVCIGENLEQYKNGETLKSLSEQLSPLFSMLATHQKAHVPVFLAYEPIWAIGTGNVATNEHIESILSWLVRETSTSAPLFKWKLLYGGSVKAQNIAQLKTIPFIDGFLIGGASLDFEEFEKVVNYV, from the coding sequence ATGAACAAACATTATACGTATCTTGCAAATTGGAAGATGAATTTGCCGCTCAACGAAGCGCTTTCTTTTATCTCTGCTCACTATGATGATTTTGTATTGCTTTCAAGAAAATCTTATACTCAAATTGTTATTTGCCCCTCAACTGAAACCTTGTACCCAATTAATCAAATGGTCCAGGGAACAAATATTCAACTCAGTGGCCAAGATTGCTCTGAGCATGCACGTGGCTCTTTTACCGGCCAAGTATGCGCACCAAGTTTAAAACAAGCCGGTTGTACATTTTGCATTATTGGGCATAGCGAACAACGTCTATTTGGTTGCGATACCAATGAAGGAATTGCTCACAAATGTGCTGCACTTCTTGATGTTGATATCACCCCAGTTGTCTGTATTGGTGAAAACCTTGAGCAGTACAAAAATGGAGAAACTCTTAAATCTCTGAGCGAACAATTAAGCCCCTTGTTCAGCATGCTTGCTACACATCAAAAAGCACATGTTCCTGTTTTTCTTGCTTATGAGCCTATTTGGGCTATCGGCACCGGTAATGTTGCAACCAATGAACACATAGAATCGATCCTCTCATGGCTTGTCAGAGAAACTTCTACAAGTGCCCCATTATTCAAATGGAAACTTCTTTATGGAGGTAGCGTTAAAGCCCAAAACATCGCGCAGCTCAAGACAATTCCATTTATCGATGGTTTTTTAATTGGCGGGGCAAGTCTAGACTTTGAAGAATTTGAAAAAGTAGTAAACTATGTATGA
- a CDS encoding rod shape-determining protein, protein MKFWPATKLFSFFSNDMAIDLGTANTVIYVKNRGVVLNQPSVVAVKSSTNEVLAAGNNAKNMLGKTPESIIACRPMRDGVIANFEMTECMLRYFIREVHQNRRTMVRPRMIIGVPSGITQVEKRAIEDSAKQAGAREIYTIMEPMAAAIGAGLPVVEPTGNMIVDIGGGTTEVAIISLKDVVYCKSVRVGGDEMDRAIVQYVKRKYNLLIGERTAEIIKMNIGTAMLPEQVTQVEVKGRDLVTGVPKTINLTDAEVFESLAEPISIIIDAVRSALENTPPELSSDLVDRGIMLAGGGSLLKNIDVLISKETGLPVKIAEDPLLCVVLGVGMVLDNLDEYRDALMR, encoded by the coding sequence ATGAAGTTTTGGCCAGCGACCAAACTCTTTAGTTTTTTCTCAAATGATATGGCGATTGATTTAGGTACTGCAAATACAGTTATTTATGTCAAAAATCGCGGCGTAGTTTTGAATCAACCTTCAGTGGTTGCGGTAAAAAGCTCAACAAATGAAGTGCTTGCTGCCGGTAATAATGCAAAAAATATGTTAGGAAAAACTCCAGAGAGTATCATTGCCTGCAGGCCGATGCGCGATGGTGTTATCGCTAATTTTGAAATGACCGAGTGCATGCTTCGTTATTTCATTCGTGAAGTACATCAAAATCGACGTACGATGGTTCGTCCTCGCATGATCATTGGTGTCCCTTCGGGAATTACGCAAGTAGAAAAACGGGCAATTGAGGATTCTGCAAAACAAGCAGGAGCTCGAGAAATTTATACCATTATGGAGCCGATGGCAGCCGCTATTGGTGCAGGCTTACCTGTGGTAGAGCCAACCGGTAATATGATTGTTGATATTGGCGGTGGTACCACAGAAGTTGCTATTATTTCGCTCAAAGATGTTGTTTACTGCAAGTCAGTGCGTGTTGGTGGTGATGAGATGGACCGTGCCATTGTTCAGTATGTGAAGCGGAAATACAATCTCTTGATTGGTGAACGTACGGCTGAAATTATTAAAATGAATATTGGCACAGCAATGTTGCCTGAGCAAGTAACTCAAGTTGAGGTCAAAGGACGCGACTTAGTAACTGGCGTACCAAAGACCATCAATCTTACCGATGCTGAAGTATTTGAATCACTTGCAGAACCTATTTCAATCATTATTGATGCGGTTCGTTCTGCACTTGAAAACACCCCACCTGAATTATCGTCTGACCTTGTTGATCGTGGCATTATGCTTGCGGGTGGTGGATCACTCCTTAAAAATATCGATGTTCTTATTTCTAAAGAAACAGGCCTTCCTGTTAAAATTGCAGAAGATCCACTCTTGTGCGTTGTTCTTGGAGTAGGAATGGTATTGGACAATCTTGATGAATATCGAGATGCTTTGATGCGTTAG